In Candidatus Vesicomyosocius okutanii, one DNA window encodes the following:
- a CDS encoding NAD(P)/FAD-dependent oxidoreductase: MNKITIIGSGFAGLTAVRTLRKNDKHTQITLISPKAEFVYMPSLIWIPSGIANKKDIVIPLNSFFKRMNIRHISGKVIGLENRARTVITSVGEYENDALIIASGGRFIKKLSGIEHAITPCDGVSAVEQIRDRIQVMDSGNIAIGFAANPNELSAIRGGPMFEFLFGLDTQLRREGRRDKFNLTFFTPTEKPGARLGEKAVISLLSEMKKRNIKTHLGHKIKSFEINKVITEGGEFIADLILFMPGMTGNHWFDSTELERSKGGLLKADKFCQVKGAENIFVVGDSGSFPGPDWMPKQAHMADLQAVAAAKNVLAVLDDKPTSHTFKIELMCIVDSNNKGMYISRTLKGGLMLPSCRLMHYAKQIFGWRYLRQYR, encoded by the coding sequence ATGAATAAAATCACGATTATTGGGTCAGGATTTGCAGGATTAACAGCTGTCAGAACTCTTAGAAAAAACGATAAACACACACAAATTACCTTAATATCGCCTAAGGCAGAGTTTGTTTATATGCCAAGTTTGATTTGGATACCATCAGGTATAGCTAATAAAAAAGATATTGTTATTCCGCTTAATAGTTTTTTTAAACGAATGAATATTCGTCATATTTCTGGTAAAGTCATAGGCTTGGAAAACCGTGCTAGAACTGTGATTACTTCAGTAGGTGAGTATGAAAATGATGCGCTTATTATAGCATCAGGTGGGCGGTTTATTAAGAAATTATCTGGTATTGAGCATGCTATTACGCCATGTGATGGAGTGAGTGCTGTCGAACAGATACGTGATAGAATTCAAGTTATGGATAGTGGTAATATTGCTATTGGTTTTGCTGCTAATCCTAATGAATTAAGCGCGATACGTGGTGGTCCGATGTTTGAATTTTTGTTTGGTTTGGATACACAATTACGACGAGAAGGTCGACGTGATAAATTTAATTTAACTTTTTTTACTCCTACAGAGAAACCAGGCGCTCGTTTGGGTGAAAAAGCAGTGATAAGCTTACTAAGTGAGATGAAAAAGCGTAATATTAAAACTCATCTTGGTCATAAAATAAAGTCTTTTGAGATTAATAAGGTCATTACTGAGGGTGGTGAGTTTATTGCAGATTTGATTTTATTTATGCCAGGGATGACTGGTAATCATTGGTTTGACAGTACTGAACTTGAACGTAGTAAAGGTGGTTTACTTAAAGCGGATAAGTTTTGTCAAGTTAAAGGCGCTGAAAATATATTTGTTGTAGGAGATTCAGGTTCTTTTCCAGGACCAGATTGGATGCCTAAGCAAGCACATATGGCAGATTTACAAGCTGTCGCTGCTGCTAAGAATGTACTGGCTGTTTTGGATGATAAGCCTACTAGTCATACCTTTAAGATTGAGTTGATGTGTATTGTTGATTCAAATAATAAAGGTATGTATATATCCCGGACACTCAAAGGTGGGTTAATGTTACCAAGTTGTCGTTTGATGCATTATGCTAAACAGATTTTTGGTTGGCGGTATTTGCGTCAATATCGGTAA
- a CDS encoding histidine triad nucleotide-binding protein, with product MTDCLFCTIINGDISVNKIYEDEDVLAFYDIKPRAPYHFLVIPKTHIKTLNNTNDEKLLGKLILIASDITQDLGFADKGYRVVMNCNKQGGQTVYHIHLHCLGGRVLTWPPG from the coding sequence ATGACTGATTGTTTATTTTGTACAATAATTAATGGAGATATTTCAGTTAATAAGATCTATGAAGATGAAGATGTTCTTGCATTTTATGATATCAAACCACGAGCACCATACCATTTTTTAGTAATTCCAAAAACACATATTAAAACTTTAAATAATACTAATGATGAGAAGTTATTAGGAAAGTTAATATTAATAGCAAGTGATATTACTCAAGATCTTGGTTTTGCTGACAAGGGTTATCGTGTGGTGATGAATTGTAATAAACAAGGTGGACAAACAGTTTATCATATTCACCTTCATTGTTTGGGCGGACGGGTACTAACTTGGCCACCAGGATAG
- a CDS encoding MBL fold metallo-hydrolase, protein MSLLLRPLFEKTSSTYTYLLADMKTLDAIIIDAVDETMQRDIAFIRELGLNLKYIIETHVHADHITSSYLLKRYFTQAKIVLGSVNEIMCADILLNDGDILSFGVYTLSAMTTPGHTNGCMSYVVGNQVFTGDTLLIRSCGRCDFQGGSAEKLYDSIQKIFTLPDETLVYPAHDYEGRTMSSIWEEKQFNEMIGLNVDKQIFVSRVNKIKLDLPKKIHVAVPANQDCGAKKL, encoded by the coding sequence ATGAGTTTATTATTACGTCCTTTATTTGAGAAAACTAGTTCAACTTACACATACCTTTTGGCCGATATGAAAACTTTGGATGCTATTATCATTGATGCAGTGGATGAAACCATGCAAAGAGATATTGCCTTTATTAGAGAGTTGGGCCTGAATCTTAAATATATTATTGAAACACACGTGCATGCTGATCACATTACTAGTTCTTATCTTCTAAAGCGGTACTTTACTCAGGCTAAAATCGTACTAGGTTCGGTTAACGAGATTATGTGTGCGGATATTTTGCTTAATGATGGTGATATTTTATCATTTGGTGTTTATACTTTGAGTGCTATGACAACTCCAGGGCATACGAATGGTTGTATGTCTTACGTGGTAGGTAATCAGGTTTTTACAGGCGATACATTATTGATTAGAAGTTGTGGTAGATGTGATTTTCAAGGCGGTTCGGCGGAAAAATTATATGATTCTATTCAAAAAATATTTACCTTACCTGATGAAACCTTAGTTTATCCTGCTCATGATTACGAAGGAAGAACGATGAGTTCAATCTGGGAAGAAAAACAATTCAACGAGATGATTGGTTTAAATGTAGATAAACAAATATTTGTTTCTAGAGTAAATAAAATTAAATTGGATTTACCTAAGAAAATCCATGTTGCAGTACCTGCTAATCAAGATTGCGGCGCTAAAAAATTATAA
- a CDS encoding malonic semialdehyde reductase → MLNKDTLDTLFRHARSHNGWLKQDVSKTQFHQIYELMKFAPTATNNCPVRITFIKSHTAKQRLKPHLNEGNIDKSMNAPAIAIISYDTEFYKKLSFLFPHTNAKSWYEGKPEKIKLAGSINATLQGAYFIMATRAIGLDCGPIGGFNKETLDDDFFTDGKTKSIFLCGIGHGDHNKIFPRLPRLSFDEACKII, encoded by the coding sequence ATGCTTAACAAAGATACACTGGACACTTTATTTCGTCATGCAAGAAGTCATAATGGCTGGTTGAAGCAAGATGTGTCTAAAACACAATTTCATCAAATTTATGAGTTGATGAAATTTGCTCCTACTGCAACTAACAACTGCCCTGTACGCATTACTTTTATTAAATCACATACCGCTAAACAACGTTTAAAGCCACATCTTAATGAAGGTAATATTGATAAAAGCATGAACGCACCAGCTATTGCTATTATTAGCTATGACACAGAATTTTACAAAAAATTGTCATTTTTATTTCCCCATACTAACGCCAAAAGTTGGTATGAAGGCAAACCTGAAAAAATAAAATTAGCAGGAAGTATAAACGCCACTTTACAAGGTGCTTATTTTATCATGGCAACCCGTGCTATTGGGCTAGATTGTGGGCCAATAGGTGGATTCAATAAAGAAACCCTAGACGATGATTTTTTTACAGATGGTAAAACAAAATCTATTTTCTTATGTGGAATTGGCCATGGTGATCATAATAAAATTTTCCCGAGATTGCCACGTTTAAGTTTTGACGAAGCATGCAAAATTATTTAA